A genomic stretch from Physeter macrocephalus isolate SW-GA chromosome 12, ASM283717v5, whole genome shotgun sequence includes:
- the PROM2 gene encoding prominin-2 isoform X2, with the protein MVRAPGLLAALLALGLALALALRRAGAADCGALGPAERLAFAPAANARWLAPRVRAPGPLDPLYGTVRRFLAVVQLKPFPAELIKALLNEPSSVKADEVVRYEAGYVVCAVITGLYLLVVPTAGLCFCCCRCRRRCGGRVKMEHKTMACERGTLVGFLLLTTLVLLVGVVTAFVTNQRTHEQMGPSAKALPETLLSLRGLVSDVPQELQAVAQQFSLPQEQVLEELDGVSRSIGNVIHTQLKSTVYEVLASVLSLGQALQVSVDHLRALNATSVELQEGQQALAPAVQRHREHLLALLQEPGCRGCAEALDRAHALELGADFSQVPSVDDALYRLKGVPEANFSSMVQEENSTFNALPALATLQTADVIRELKKVVAQQPRELRTLVEEFPGWEAASRWSQALEEMEQSSRPYLKEVQRYEKYRWIVGCVLCSVVLLVVVCNLLGLNLGIWGLCKREDPSHSEAKGEAGARFLMVGVGFGFLFAAPLILLAFTTFLLGGNVQTLVCRSWESGELYEFADTPGNLPSSMNLSQLLGLKKNLSVLLAYQQCKQGAALWTVLQLNDSYDLEKHLDISQYTAKLQQELQKLKVDVKNLDLLSPAARQDLEALQSSGLESIHYPGFLVEIQKPVVNISVEKLAQELEGLSQTQGNTVLGQQLQKEAQGLRNLHQEKLLLQQRLVAKLNLSVHALASSAPLLQLETSDVLDRVTHLKGELPTWATRILKNESECFLTREMGYFSQYVAWVREEVTQRIATCQPLSTALDNGRVILCDMVADPWNAFWFCLGWCTFFLIPSIIFAVKTSKYFRPIRKRLSSTSSEETQLFHIPRVTSLKL; encoded by the exons ATGGTGCGTGCGCCCGGCCTCCTGGCGGCCCTGCTGGCCCTGgggctggccctggccctggccctgcggCGGGCGGGCGCGGCGGACTGCGGGGCCCTCGGCCCGGCGGAGCGCCTGGCGTTCGCCCCGGCGGCCAACGCCCGCTGGCTGGCCCCTCGCGTCCGCGCGCCGGGGCCCCTGGACCCCCTCTACGGCACCGTGCGCCGCTTCCTCGCCGTGGTGCAGCTCAAGCCCTTCCCCGCCG AGCTGATAAAGGCCTTGCTGAATGAGCCATCCTCCGTGAAGGCGGACGAG GTGGTGCGGTATGAGGCAGGCTACGTGGTGTGTGCCGTGATCACCGGCCTCTACCTCCTGGTGGTACCCACCGCTGGGCTCTGCTTCTGTTGCTGCCGCTGCCGCCGGCGCTGTGGGGGCCGAGTGAAGATGGAGCACAAGACGATGGCCTGCGAGCGAGGCACCCTCGTGGGCTTCCTGCTGCTGACCACCCTCGTGCTGCT GGTCGGCGTGGTCACTGCCTTTGTCACCAACCAGCGCACGCATGAGCAGATGGGCCCCAGTGCCAAGGCCCTGCCGGAGACTCTGCTCAGCCTCCGGGGCCTGGTCTCCGACGTCCCCCAG GAGCTGCAGGCCGTGGCACAGCAGTTTTCCCTTCCTCAGGAGCAAGTCTTGGAGGAACTGGATG GTGTCAGCAGAAGCATCGGGAACGTAATCCACACCCAGCTCAAGAGCACGGTGTATGAGGTCCTGGCCTCCGTGCTCAGCCTGGGCCAGG CCCTGCAGGTGTCCGTGGACCACCTCCGAGCCCTGAACGCCACCTCCGTGGAACTTCAGGAGGGGCAGCAGGCCCTGGCGCCGGCTGTCCAGAGGCACCGGGAGCACCTCCTGGCCCTGCTGCAGGAGCCCGGCTGCCGGGGCTGTGCAGAGGCCCTGGACAGAGCCCACGCCTTGGAGCTGGGAGCCGACTTCAGCCAG GTGCCCTCTGTGGACGATGCCCTGTATCGGCTGAAAGGTGTCCCAGAGGCCAACTTCTCCAGCATGGTCCAGGAG GAGAACAGTACCTTCAACGCCCTCCCGGCTCTGGCTACCTTGCAGACGGCCGACGTGATCAGAG AGCTGAAGAAGGTGGTGGCCCAGCAGCCTAGAGAGCTGAGGACCCTGGTCGAAGAATTCCCAGGCTGGGAGGCGGCTTCTCGCTGGAGCCAAGCACTGGAGGAGATGGAACAGAGCAGCCGCCCCTACCTGAAGGAGGTGCAGAGATACGAGAAATACAG GTGGATTGTGGGCTGCGTGCTGTGCTCTGTGGTCCTGCTTGTGGTGGTCTGTAACCTGCTGGGCCTCAACCTGGGCATCTGGGGGCTCTGTAAGAGGGAAGACCCCAGCCACTCGGAAGCCAAGGGCGAGGCTGGAGCCCGCTTCCTCATGGT GGGTGTGGGCTTCGGCTTCCTCTTTGCTGCGCCCCTCATCCTCCTTGCCTTCACCACCTTCCTGCTGGGTGGCAACGTGCAGACCCTGGTGTGCCGGAGCTGGGAGAGCGGGGAGCTATATGAG TTTGCAGACACTCCGGGGAACTTGCCGTCATCCATGAACTTGTCCCAGCTTCTTGGCCTGAAGAAGAACCTCAGCGTCCTCCTGGCCTATCA GCAATGCAAGCAAGGGGCTGCGCTCTGGACGGTCCTGCAGCTCAATGACTCCTATGACCTGGAGAAGCACCTGGATATCAGCCAG TACACTGCCAAGCTGCAGCAGGAGTTGCAGAAACTCAAAGTGGACGTGAAGAATCTGGACCTGCTGAGCCCAGCCGCCCGCCAGGACCTGGAGGCCCTGCAGAGCAGTGGGCTTGAGAGCATCCACTACCCAGGCTTCCTTGTTGAG ATTCAGAAGCCTGTGGTGAACATCAGCGTGGAGAAGCTGGCCCAGGAGCTGGAGGGACTGTCCCAGACCCAA GGCAATACTGTGCTGGGGCAGCAGCTGCAGAAGGAGGCCCAGGGGCTCAGAAACCTCCATCAGGAGAAGCTCCTCCTTCAGCAGAGGCTTGTG GCTAAGCTCAACCTCAGTGTCCATGCCCTGGCATCCTCTGCGCCACTTCTCCAG ctggAGACCTCAGATGTCTTGGACAGAGTCACTCACCTGAAAGGAGAGCTGCCTACCTGGGCCACCCGTATCCTGAAGAAT GAAAGTGAGTGTTTCCTGACCCGGGAGATGGGCTACTTCTCCCAGTACGTGGCCTGGGTGAGAGAGGAG GTGACTCAGCGAATCGCCACCTGCCAGCCCCTCTCCACAGCCCTGGACAATGGCCGTGTGATCCTGTGTGACATGGTGGCTGACCCCTGG AACGCCTTCTGGTTCTGCCTGGGGTGGTGCACCTTCTTCCTGATCCCCAGCATCATCTTTGCTGTCAAGACCTCCAAATACTTCCGTCCCATCCGGAAACGCCTCAG CTCCACCAGCTCCGAGGAGACTCAGCTCTTCCACATCCCCCGGGTCACCTCCCTGAAGCTGTAG
- the PROM2 gene encoding prominin-2 isoform X1: MVQEENSTFNALPALATLQTADVIRELKKVVAQQPRELRTLVEEFPGWEAASRWSQALEEMEQSSRPYLKEVQRYEKYRWIVGCVLCSVVLLVVVCNLLGLNLGIWGLCKREDPSHSEAKGEAGARFLMVGVGFGFLFAAPLILLAFTTFLLGGNVQTLVCRSWESGELYEFADTPGNLPSSMNLSQLLGLKKNLSVLLAYQQCKQGAALWTVLQLNDSYDLEKHLDISQYTAKLQQELQKLKVDVKNLDLLSPAARQDLEALQSSGLESIHYPGFLVEIQKPVVNISVEKLAQELEGLSQTQGNTVLGQQLQKEAQGLRNLHQEKLLLQQRLVAKLNLSVHALASSAPLLQLETSDVLDRVTHLKGELPTWATRILKNESECFLTREMGYFSQYVAWVREEVTQRIATCQPLSTALDNGRVILCDMVADPWNAFWFCLGWCTFFLIPSIIFAVKTSKYFRPIRKRLSSTSSEETQLFHIPRVTSLKL; encoded by the exons ATGGTCCAGGAG GAGAACAGTACCTTCAACGCCCTCCCGGCTCTGGCTACCTTGCAGACGGCCGACGTGATCAGAG AGCTGAAGAAGGTGGTGGCCCAGCAGCCTAGAGAGCTGAGGACCCTGGTCGAAGAATTCCCAGGCTGGGAGGCGGCTTCTCGCTGGAGCCAAGCACTGGAGGAGATGGAACAGAGCAGCCGCCCCTACCTGAAGGAGGTGCAGAGATACGAGAAATACAG GTGGATTGTGGGCTGCGTGCTGTGCTCTGTGGTCCTGCTTGTGGTGGTCTGTAACCTGCTGGGCCTCAACCTGGGCATCTGGGGGCTCTGTAAGAGGGAAGACCCCAGCCACTCGGAAGCCAAGGGCGAGGCTGGAGCCCGCTTCCTCATGGT GGGTGTGGGCTTCGGCTTCCTCTTTGCTGCGCCCCTCATCCTCCTTGCCTTCACCACCTTCCTGCTGGGTGGCAACGTGCAGACCCTGGTGTGCCGGAGCTGGGAGAGCGGGGAGCTATATGAG TTTGCAGACACTCCGGGGAACTTGCCGTCATCCATGAACTTGTCCCAGCTTCTTGGCCTGAAGAAGAACCTCAGCGTCCTCCTGGCCTATCA GCAATGCAAGCAAGGGGCTGCGCTCTGGACGGTCCTGCAGCTCAATGACTCCTATGACCTGGAGAAGCACCTGGATATCAGCCAG TACACTGCCAAGCTGCAGCAGGAGTTGCAGAAACTCAAAGTGGACGTGAAGAATCTGGACCTGCTGAGCCCAGCCGCCCGCCAGGACCTGGAGGCCCTGCAGAGCAGTGGGCTTGAGAGCATCCACTACCCAGGCTTCCTTGTTGAG ATTCAGAAGCCTGTGGTGAACATCAGCGTGGAGAAGCTGGCCCAGGAGCTGGAGGGACTGTCCCAGACCCAA GGCAATACTGTGCTGGGGCAGCAGCTGCAGAAGGAGGCCCAGGGGCTCAGAAACCTCCATCAGGAGAAGCTCCTCCTTCAGCAGAGGCTTGTG GCTAAGCTCAACCTCAGTGTCCATGCCCTGGCATCCTCTGCGCCACTTCTCCAG ctggAGACCTCAGATGTCTTGGACAGAGTCACTCACCTGAAAGGAGAGCTGCCTACCTGGGCCACCCGTATCCTGAAGAAT GAAAGTGAGTGTTTCCTGACCCGGGAGATGGGCTACTTCTCCCAGTACGTGGCCTGGGTGAGAGAGGAG GTGACTCAGCGAATCGCCACCTGCCAGCCCCTCTCCACAGCCCTGGACAATGGCCGTGTGATCCTGTGTGACATGGTGGCTGACCCCTGG AACGCCTTCTGGTTCTGCCTGGGGTGGTGCACCTTCTTCCTGATCCCCAGCATCATCTTTGCTGTCAAGACCTCCAAATACTTCCGTCCCATCCGGAAACGCCTCAG CTCCACCAGCTCCGAGGAGACTCAGCTCTTCCACATCCCCCGGGTCACCTCCCTGAAGCTGTAG